From the genome of Vibrio porteresiae DSM 19223, one region includes:
- a CDS encoding Maf family protein: MQNYQLVLASTSIFRQQLLEKLAIPFVTAKPDCDETPLLNETAERLVTRLAVAKAKSCQLTQPSLVIGSDQVCVINNQIVGKPHTEEAAIEQLLSQSGKTIRFYTGLALYNTETEEAQVTLDHFDVHFRQLSRSQVETYVRKEQPLYCAGSFKSEGLGIALFERLEGDDPNSLIGLPLIKLVSLLEQAGHPVL; the protein is encoded by the coding sequence ATGCAAAATTACCAACTGGTTTTAGCTTCAACTTCGATATTTCGTCAGCAACTGCTCGAAAAATTAGCCATTCCCTTTGTGACAGCAAAACCCGACTGTGATGAAACGCCACTACTCAATGAAACCGCTGAACGATTGGTCACTCGCCTTGCGGTTGCTAAAGCGAAATCCTGTCAATTGACTCAGCCAAGTTTAGTCATTGGCAGTGATCAAGTCTGTGTTATTAACAACCAAATTGTTGGCAAACCGCACACAGAAGAAGCGGCTATTGAACAGTTATTGAGTCAAAGCGGCAAAACCATTCGTTTTTATACTGGGCTAGCGTTATACAACACGGAAACCGAAGAAGCGCAGGTGACACTGGATCATTTTGACGTACATTTTCGCCAATTATCCCGCTCTCAAGTGGAAACTTATGTGCGAAAAGAGCAGCCGCTTTACTGCGCTGGTAGCTTTAAAAGTGAAGGATTGGGCATTGCCCTATTTGAACGTTTAGAAGGGGACGACCCGAATAGCCTGATCGGTTTACCATTAATCAAGCTGGTTAGCCTACTTGAACAGGCAGGACACCCTGTTCTATAA
- the rne gene encoding ribonuclease E, giving the protein MKRMLINATQKEEMRVALVDGQRLFDLDIESPGHESKKANIYKGRITRIEPSLEAAFVDYGAERHGFLPLKEIAREYFPDGYTYQGRPSIKEVLAEGQEVIVQVEKEERGSKGAALTTFISLAGSYLVLMPNNPRAGGISRRIEGDERTELKEALSTLQLPQGMGLIVRTAGVGKSGEELEWDLNVLLNHWAAIKEASDSNPAPFLIHQESNVIVRAIRDYLRRDIGEILIDSNTIYERALEHINLVRPDFASRVKKYDGEVPLFSHFQIESQIESAFQREVRLPSGGSIVIDPTEALTSIDINSARSTKGGDIEETALNTNLEAADEIARQLRLRDLGGLVVIDFIDMTPVRHQREVENRLREAVRLDRARVQIGRISRFGLLEMSRQRLSPSLAEASHHICPRCSGTGVIRDNESLALSVLRLIEEEALKDNTAQVLAVVPVSIASYLLNEKRRSINHIEKAQDVRIMIVPTSDMETPHFEVIRIREGEEQEMLSYLIPKKLESMKEAEGKEVVDIDIKPKRVEEPILKGFAAPSQSAPAPKPVKPVEQAPVAAQPAAPQQPGFFSRLFTALSKLFAGSPTSEKVVVAQPAEQETQDAPRAPRRERNNDRNNDRRRNSRDKNKRNNKAGVESTVEKKEKPQEAAANVQDKEENGSNNNRKQRQERKPKQDRQQDRRNNKRDDAKANKLQEQGRQLAEEAQQAKEIEPVVEEAAVEAKTAKVKERRQRRKLTKQVRRNGQAPEAVEENFISPEAELEDLKPTDLMDVNDQNDDLGDEDGKENKQRRNRRSPRHLRASGQRRRRGRDRRPNPFRLRKGGVASPEMAMGKVMPSYGLARSMEKAAQVQTVAAETVVTPVVEAKPTLGGYAFPEMAMGKVIVRRDVAATQVVEQVKAEEPVQVAEAVETAPMFEESPIVVEPVAQVQLEEAQPQVAAPVEEPIVEEAVKVVAPAAPVVVKTPKAERSGTVAFNHKNHASSAMAKAPGTNDIKEIDIIAAPFKADRYVSKGAGSQVARSQASAGMTKPQGF; this is encoded by the coding sequence ATGAAAAGAATGTTAATAAACGCAACTCAAAAAGAAGAGATGCGTGTCGCGTTGGTTGATGGCCAGCGACTTTTCGATTTGGATATCGAAAGTCCTGGACATGAATCGAAAAAAGCAAATATTTACAAAGGACGTATCACCCGTATCGAGCCAAGTCTGGAAGCTGCTTTTGTTGATTACGGCGCTGAACGTCATGGTTTCCTCCCCCTCAAAGAAATTGCCCGCGAATACTTCCCCGACGGATACACCTACCAAGGCCGACCAAGCATTAAAGAAGTGCTTGCGGAAGGTCAAGAAGTCATTGTTCAAGTCGAAAAAGAAGAGCGCGGCAGTAAAGGGGCAGCGTTAACTACGTTTATTTCTCTTGCTGGTAGTTACCTAGTTCTGATGCCAAACAACCCTCGTGCCGGCGGTATCTCTCGTCGTATCGAAGGTGACGAACGTACAGAACTTAAAGAAGCTCTTAGCACCCTTCAACTTCCACAAGGCATGGGACTGATTGTTCGTACTGCAGGTGTCGGTAAAAGCGGTGAAGAGCTAGAGTGGGACCTTAATGTGCTTCTCAATCACTGGGCAGCCATCAAAGAAGCTTCTGACTCAAACCCAGCACCATTCCTAATTCACCAAGAAAGTAACGTGATTGTTCGCGCTATTCGTGACTATCTACGTCGTGATATTGGTGAGATTCTTATCGACAGCAATACCATCTATGAACGCGCTCTAGAGCACATCAATCTGGTTCGTCCTGATTTTGCAAGTCGCGTTAAGAAATACGATGGTGAAGTTCCACTGTTTAGTCACTTCCAAATCGAAAGCCAGATCGAATCAGCATTCCAACGTGAAGTACGTCTACCATCCGGTGGTTCAATCGTTATCGACCCAACAGAAGCGTTGACTTCTATCGATATCAACTCCGCTCGTTCTACAAAAGGCGGCGATATCGAAGAAACAGCACTGAATACCAACTTAGAAGCAGCAGATGAAATTGCCCGTCAGTTACGTCTTCGTGACTTAGGTGGTTTGGTCGTTATCGACTTTATCGATATGACACCTGTACGTCACCAACGTGAAGTTGAAAACCGTCTACGTGAAGCCGTTCGCCTTGACCGTGCTCGCGTTCAGATTGGCCGTATTTCACGATTTGGTCTTTTAGAGATGTCTCGTCAACGCTTGAGCCCATCATTGGCTGAAGCAAGCCACCACATCTGTCCACGTTGTAGTGGTACTGGTGTGATTCGTGACAATGAATCTCTAGCTCTATCTGTATTGCGTTTGATCGAAGAAGAAGCACTGAAAGACAACACTGCTCAAGTGTTGGCTGTTGTGCCTGTTTCTATCGCTTCTTACTTGCTTAACGAAAAACGTCGTTCAATCAATCACATTGAGAAAGCTCAAGATGTGAGAATCATGATTGTTCCGACATCTGATATGGAAACACCTCATTTTGAAGTGATCCGTATTCGCGAAGGCGAAGAGCAAGAAATGCTGTCTTACTTGATTCCTAAGAAATTAGAAAGCATGAAAGAAGCAGAAGGTAAAGAAGTGGTTGATATCGACATCAAGCCAAAACGTGTCGAAGAGCCAATTTTGAAAGGTTTTGCTGCGCCAAGCCAAAGCGCTCCAGCGCCAAAACCAGTTAAACCTGTAGAGCAAGCACCTGTTGCTGCTCAGCCAGCTGCGCCACAACAACCTGGCTTCTTTAGTCGTCTATTTACTGCGTTAAGCAAACTGTTTGCCGGCTCACCAACTTCTGAAAAAGTCGTTGTTGCTCAACCAGCGGAACAAGAAACGCAAGATGCTCCTCGTGCTCCTCGTCGCGAACGTAACAATGATCGCAATAACGATCGTCGTCGTAATTCTCGTGATAAAAACAAACGCAATAATAAAGCGGGTGTTGAGTCCACTGTTGAGAAGAAAGAGAAGCCACAAGAAGCTGCAGCTAATGTTCAAGACAAAGAAGAAAACGGTAGTAACAACAACCGTAAACAGCGTCAAGAACGTAAGCCTAAGCAGGATCGTCAGCAAGACCGTCGTAACAACAAACGTGACGACGCGAAAGCGAACAAGTTACAAGAGCAAGGTCGTCAACTTGCTGAAGAAGCTCAACAGGCGAAAGAGATCGAACCTGTTGTTGAAGAAGCAGCAGTAGAAGCGAAAACAGCTAAGGTTAAAGAACGTCGTCAACGCCGTAAGCTAACCAAGCAAGTTCGTCGCAATGGTCAAGCGCCAGAAGCAGTTGAAGAAAACTTCATCTCTCCAGAAGCAGAGCTAGAAGATTTAAAACCAACTGATCTTATGGATGTCAATGATCAAAACGATGACCTAGGCGACGAAGATGGTAAAGAGAACAAACAACGTCGTAACCGTCGTTCACCACGTCACCTACGTGCAAGTGGTCAACGTCGTCGTCGTGGTCGTGACCGTCGCCCTAACCCATTCCGCCTACGTAAAGGTGGCGTTGCCTCTCCTGAGATGGCAATGGGCAAAGTAATGCCAAGCTACGGCCTAGCTCGTTCAATGGAAAAAGCCGCTCAAGTACAAACTGTTGCTGCTGAAACCGTTGTAACTCCAGTAGTGGAAGCTAAACCAACTCTAGGGGGTTACGCATTCCCAGAGATGGCAATGGGTAAAGTGATCGTTCGCCGTGACGTTGCAGCCACTCAAGTTGTAGAGCAAGTGAAAGCAGAAGAACCTGTTCAAGTAGCAGAGGCTGTGGAAACTGCGCCAATGTTCGAAGAGTCTCCTATCGTTGTTGAACCTGTTGCACAAGTTCAGCTCGAAGAAGCGCAACCACAAGTTGCTGCTCCAGTGGAAGAACCGATTGTTGAAGAAGCTGTCAAAGTGGTGGCTCCTGCTGCTCCTGTGGTTGTTAAGACACCAAAAGCTGAGCGCTCTGGTACTGTGGCGTTTAACCACAAAAACCACGCATCATCTGCAATGGCGAAAGCTCCTGGCACAAATGATATTAAAGAGATTGATATCATTGCTGCACCATTCAAAGCTGACCGTTACGTATCTAAAGGTGCTGGCAGTCAAGTCGCTCGCAGTCAAGCAAGCGCAGGAATGACAAAACCTCAAGGTTTCTAA
- the fabG gene encoding 3-oxoacyl-ACP reductase FabG: MNLEGKVALVTGASRGIGKAIAELLAERGAKVIGTATSESGAEAISAYLGENGKGLALNVTDVESIEAVLKNITDEFGGVDILVNNAGITRDNLLMRMKDDEWTDILDTNLTSIFRLSKAVLRGMMKKRHGRIINIGSVVGTMGNAGQTNYAAAKAGVIGFTKAMAREVASRGVTVNTVAPGFIETDMTKALNDEQRAATLAQVPAGRLGDPREIASAVVFLASPEAAYITGETLHVNGGMYMV, translated from the coding sequence ATGAATCTTGAAGGCAAAGTCGCACTAGTCACTGGTGCAAGCCGTGGTATCGGTAAAGCGATTGCTGAGCTATTGGCTGAACGTGGTGCTAAAGTGATCGGTACTGCAACCAGCGAAAGTGGTGCAGAAGCGATTAGCGCTTACCTTGGCGAAAACGGCAAAGGTCTAGCATTAAATGTGACGGATGTAGAATCTATTGAAGCGGTTCTAAAAAACATCACTGATGAATTTGGTGGCGTGGATATTTTGGTTAATAATGCCGGTATTACACGAGATAACCTACTGATGCGTATGAAGGATGATGAGTGGACAGATATTCTGGACACTAACCTAACATCTATCTTCCGTCTTTCTAAAGCTGTGTTACGTGGCATGATGAAAAAACGTCATGGTCGTATTATCAACATCGGTTCTGTTGTTGGTACTATGGGTAACGCAGGTCAAACAAACTACGCAGCAGCAAAAGCGGGTGTTATTGGTTTCACTAAGGCTATGGCGCGCGAAGTGGCGTCTCGTGGCGTGACAGTGAACACAGTAGCTCCTGGTTTTATCGAAACAGACATGACTAAAGCGCTAAACGATGAACAACGTGCAGCGACTTTGGCACAAGTTCCTGCGGGTCGCCTTGGTGATCCTCGTGAAATTGCTTCCGCAGTTGTTTTCTTGGCATCTCCAGAAGCTGCTTACATTACGGGCGAAACTTTGCACGTAAATGGTGGCATGTACATGGTTTAA
- the acpP gene encoding acyl carrier protein, with translation MSNIEERVKKIIVEQLGVDEAEVKNEASFVEDLGADSLDTVELVMALEEEFDTEIPDEEAEKITTVQAAIDYVNSAQ, from the coding sequence ATGAGCAACATCGAAGAACGCGTAAAGAAAATCATTGTTGAACAGCTAGGTGTAGACGAAGCAGAAGTTAAAAACGAAGCTTCTTTCGTTGAAGATCTAGGTGCTGATTCTCTAGACACTGTTGAGCTAGTAATGGCTCTAGAAGAGGAATTCGACACTGAGATTCCTGATGAAGAAGCAGAGAAAATCACTACTGTTCAAGCTGCGATCGACTACGTTAACAGCGCTCAGTAA
- the fabD gene encoding ACP S-malonyltransferase: MSKFAIVFPGQGSQAVGMLADLGEQYDVVKQTFAEASEALGYDLWALVQDGPVEDLNQTFRTQPALLAASVAIWRVWQELGLEQPEVLAGHSLGEYSALVCAGVIDFKEAIKLVALRGQLMQEAVPAGTGAMFAIIGLDDAAIAKACEDAAQGEVVSPVNFNSPGQVVIAGQKAAVERAGALCKEAGAKRALPLPVSVPSHCALMKPAADKLAEALKAIEFNEPKLPVINNVDVAAETAPEKIKDALVRQLYSPVRWTEGVEKMHAQGIAKLIEVGPGKVLTGLTKRIVKELEAAAVNDVASLDAVK; this comes from the coding sequence ATGAGCAAGTTTGCTATCGTCTTTCCAGGTCAAGGTTCTCAAGCTGTAGGTATGCTTGCTGATCTTGGTGAACAGTATGATGTCGTTAAACAAACTTTCGCTGAGGCATCTGAAGCCCTAGGTTACGATTTGTGGGCACTAGTTCAAGATGGTCCTGTGGAAGATTTGAACCAAACTTTCCGTACTCAGCCAGCATTGTTAGCCGCTTCTGTTGCTATTTGGCGTGTATGGCAAGAACTTGGTTTAGAACAACCAGAAGTTCTTGCAGGGCATAGCTTGGGTGAATACTCAGCGCTTGTTTGTGCGGGTGTTATCGACTTTAAAGAAGCGATTAAATTGGTTGCTCTACGTGGTCAACTGATGCAAGAAGCCGTACCTGCTGGTACTGGCGCTATGTTTGCGATCATTGGTCTAGATGATGCTGCTATTGCTAAAGCATGTGAAGATGCTGCGCAAGGTGAAGTGGTTTCTCCAGTAAACTTCAACTCACCTGGCCAAGTGGTTATCGCTGGTCAAAAAGCGGCAGTAGAACGTGCTGGTGCTCTATGTAAAGAAGCGGGCGCAAAACGTGCTCTTCCTTTACCAGTTTCTGTGCCTTCACACTGTGCACTAATGAAACCAGCAGCAGACAAATTGGCTGAAGCGTTAAAAGCGATTGAATTCAACGAGCCTAAACTGCCAGTGATCAACAACGTTGATGTGGCTGCAGAAACCGCTCCTGAGAAAATCAAAGATGCACTTGTACGTCAGCTTTACAGCCCAGTTCGTTGGACTGAAGGTGTTGAGAAGATGCACGCACAAGGTATCGCAAAACTGATCGAAGTGGGTCCAGGTAAAGTGTTAACTGGCCTAACTAAACGTATCGTTAAAGAGTTAGAAGCAGCTGCTGTTAATGACGTAGCTTCTCTTGACGCTGTTAAGTAA
- the rpmF gene encoding 50S ribosomal protein L32: MAVQQNRKSRARRDMRRSHDALTTAAVSVDATSGETHLRHNVTADGYYRGKKVINK, encoded by the coding sequence ATGGCCGTACAACAAAACCGTAAATCACGTGCACGCCGTGATATGCGTCGTTCACATGATGCACTAACTACTGCTGCTGTATCTGTAGATGCGACTTCTGGTGAAACTCACCTACGTCACAACGTGACTGCTGACGGTTACTACCGTGGCAAAAAGGTTATCAACAAGTAA
- a CDS encoding beta-ketoacyl-ACP synthase III — MNSKILGTGSYLPSQIRTNADLEKMVDTSDEWIVTRTGIRERRISAENETVADMATIAAKNAIDMAGIDKDDIDMIILATTSGSHTFPSSACQVQGNLGIKGCPAFDIAAACSGFIYALSIADQHVKSGMCKNVLVIGADALSKTCDPTDRSTIILFGDGAGAVVVGASEEPGILSTHIYADGEFGDLLSLEVPQRGSGDTDKWLHMAGNEVFKVAVTQLSRLVKTTLAANNMNKSELDWLVPHQANLRIISATAKKLSMSLDQVVVTLDRHGNTSAATVPTALDEAVRDGRIKRGQTLLLEAFGGGFTWGSALVKF; from the coding sequence ATGAATAGCAAAATATTAGGAACAGGCAGCTACCTGCCATCTCAGATCCGTACTAATGCGGATTTGGAGAAAATGGTAGACACAAGTGATGAGTGGATCGTGACTCGTACCGGGATTCGTGAACGTCGTATTTCTGCCGAAAACGAAACTGTAGCGGACATGGCAACTATCGCTGCAAAAAATGCGATTGACATGGCTGGTATTGATAAAGACGATATCGACATGATCATCCTTGCAACTACCAGTGGTAGCCACACATTCCCATCATCTGCTTGTCAGGTGCAAGGAAATCTTGGCATTAAAGGTTGCCCAGCGTTTGATATCGCTGCAGCTTGCTCTGGCTTTATATATGCGCTCTCTATCGCAGATCAGCATGTGAAATCAGGTATGTGCAAAAACGTATTGGTGATCGGTGCCGATGCGTTATCAAAAACATGCGACCCAACTGACCGCTCAACTATTATCCTATTTGGTGATGGCGCAGGCGCTGTTGTGGTAGGTGCAAGTGAAGAGCCTGGTATTCTCTCAACTCATATCTACGCTGATGGTGAGTTTGGTGATTTGCTTAGCCTTGAAGTCCCTCAGCGCGGTAGCGGTGATACGGATAAATGGCTGCATATGGCGGGTAACGAAGTATTTAAAGTCGCTGTGACTCAATTGTCTCGTCTTGTGAAGACAACATTGGCAGCGAACAATATGAATAAGTCTGAGTTGGATTGGTTGGTTCCTCACCAAGCAAACTTACGCATTATTTCGGCGACAGCGAAGAAATTGTCTATGTCGCTTGATCAAGTGGTTGTAACGCTCGATCGACATGGTAATACGTCTGCAGCGACGGTACCGACTGCACTCGATGAAGCAGTGCGTGATGGTCGTATTAAACGTGGTCAGACTTTGCTACTTGAAGCATTCGGTGGCGGTTTTACTTGGGGTTCAGCCCTAGTTAAGTTTTAA
- the rluC gene encoding 23S rRNA pseudouridine(955/2504/2580) synthase RluC, whose translation MSEIKTQVQFVDIDEDMAGQRIDNFLRNQLKNIPKSVIYRILRKGEVRVNKKRVKAEYKLAAGDVVRVPPVTVSVEDEQPAAPVSTNLQKVAELESCILYEDDHMLVLNKPSGTAVHGGSGLKFGAIEALRALRPQARFLELVHRIDRDTSGILLVAKKRSALRHLQAQFREKTIQKYYFALVMGKWEAKCKAVNAPLLKNDVNSIVRVNPQGKPSETRFKILESFKEATLIQASPITGRTHQIRVHVQYMGHPIAWDDRYGDPRFDAYTSQFGIKRLFLHAANIKFIHPGSEQAMEINAPLDKNLENALGKLRQA comes from the coding sequence ATGAGCGAAATAAAAACACAAGTCCAGTTCGTTGATATCGACGAAGACATGGCTGGTCAACGCATTGATAACTTTCTGCGTAACCAATTAAAAAACATTCCAAAAAGCGTGATTTATCGAATCCTACGTAAGGGTGAGGTGCGCGTAAACAAAAAGCGTGTCAAAGCAGAGTACAAATTGGCTGCAGGTGATGTTGTGCGCGTCCCTCCTGTCACTGTTTCTGTTGAGGACGAGCAACCCGCTGCCCCAGTAAGTACTAACTTACAAAAAGTGGCCGAGTTGGAGTCGTGTATTTTATACGAAGACGACCACATGTTGGTGCTAAATAAGCCTTCAGGTACGGCAGTACATGGTGGGAGTGGTCTTAAATTCGGTGCGATTGAAGCGTTACGAGCTCTAAGACCACAAGCGCGTTTTCTTGAATTGGTACACCGAATCGATCGCGATACTTCAGGTATTTTGTTGGTCGCGAAAAAACGTTCAGCCTTGCGTCACTTGCAAGCTCAATTTCGTGAGAAGACGATTCAAAAATATTACTTTGCGTTGGTAATGGGAAAGTGGGAGGCCAAATGCAAAGCGGTCAATGCTCCTTTACTCAAAAATGACGTTAATAGCATTGTGCGTGTTAACCCGCAGGGAAAACCTTCGGAGACGCGCTTTAAAATTTTGGAATCATTTAAAGAAGCGACTTTAATTCAGGCTAGCCCGATTACAGGCCGTACTCACCAAATTCGTGTTCATGTGCAATATATGGGGCATCCAATTGCATGGGACGATCGTTATGGCGATCCTCGTTTTGATGCTTATACCTCGCAATTTGGCATTAAAAGATTGTTCTTACATGCTGCTAACATCAAGTTCATTCACCCAGGAAGTGAGCAAGCGATGGAAATCAATGCTCCGTTGGATAAGAACTTGGAAAATGCACTAGGTAAATTACGTCAAGCGTAA
- the plsX gene encoding phosphate acyltransferase PlsX — MHNLTVALDAMGGDFGPRVTVPAAVQALSHFPELKVSLVGDQSQIAHQLSLLGCKADARLSIVHCDRMISDSEKPSLALRHSAGTSMGVSIELVAEGHADACVSAGNTGALMALSRFRLKLLPGIDRPALVSALPTASGHKTWMLDLGANVSSDADSLFQFAVMGAALAEEHLGRAARVAILNIGAEEIKGNDLVKRCAEMLNQTQAVNYIGYIESNQLLLDVADVIVCDGFVGNVCLKACEGTAQLFIDKLRACFSASSIKGWIARKLFSDLFIELKTLNPDQYNGASLLGLRGIVIKSHGRADVSAVVNAISEAVHEIKRQVPSRISDRLEAVLLERHY; from the coding sequence TTGCATAATTTAACCGTTGCACTTGATGCAATGGGCGGTGATTTCGGTCCCCGTGTCACAGTGCCTGCCGCCGTGCAGGCACTGTCGCATTTCCCTGAGTTGAAAGTGTCCCTCGTGGGTGACCAGTCGCAAATTGCCCACCAACTGTCTTTATTAGGTTGCAAAGCAGATGCTCGCTTGAGTATTGTGCATTGTGATCGAATGATATCTGACTCAGAGAAACCTTCGCTCGCACTTCGTCATAGTGCAGGAACTTCCATGGGAGTTTCTATTGAACTTGTGGCCGAAGGGCATGCCGATGCTTGTGTTAGCGCTGGAAATACCGGTGCATTAATGGCACTCTCCCGATTTCGTCTTAAACTATTACCTGGTATCGATAGACCCGCGTTAGTCTCAGCCCTTCCTACGGCAAGTGGCCATAAAACGTGGATGCTCGATTTAGGCGCAAACGTGTCCAGTGACGCAGACTCATTGTTCCAATTTGCTGTGATGGGAGCAGCATTAGCCGAGGAACATTTGGGGCGAGCTGCACGTGTGGCGATTTTAAATATCGGTGCTGAGGAAATAAAAGGTAATGACCTTGTCAAACGTTGTGCGGAAATGCTCAACCAGACACAAGCTGTGAATTACATTGGTTACATTGAAAGTAACCAACTGCTACTTGATGTAGCAGATGTGATTGTTTGTGATGGTTTTGTTGGCAACGTCTGTTTGAAGGCATGTGAAGGCACTGCACAACTCTTTATTGATAAGCTTAGAGCTTGTTTTTCAGCTTCATCCATAAAGGGTTGGATTGCTCGAAAACTGTTTTCAGATTTATTTATCGAACTAAAAACACTGAACCCCGACCAGTATAACGGTGCAAGTTTGCTAGGATTGCGCGGCATTGTCATAAAAAGTCATGGAAGAGCTGATGTATCCGCTGTCGTAAATGCAATTTCCGAGGCGGTACACGAAATTAAACGACAAGTACCCAGCCGGATAAGCGATCGTTTGGAAGCGGTTTTACTCGAGAGGCATTATTAG
- the yceD gene encoding 23S rRNA accumulation protein YceD, with amino-acid sequence MQKVKIPRTIDPGKAAQKRLDYDGIIQSSLFKRLTESVEGVKRDAQVLLSFGLDEQRLVVISGKANIQVDLECQRCNEVFAHECEVEFTYTPYYSAKSEEDAPEEYDLVDLNEFGELDVVQLVEDEFILNLPQVAMHDESECSVDSNNLVFGDLPEEIVEDKPNPFDVLKSLKK; translated from the coding sequence ATGCAAAAGGTAAAAATACCGCGAACGATAGATCCTGGGAAAGCGGCTCAGAAACGTCTTGATTACGATGGCATCATCCAATCCAGCCTTTTCAAGCGCTTAACAGAATCAGTCGAAGGCGTAAAACGCGACGCTCAAGTGTTATTGTCATTTGGGTTAGATGAACAGCGACTTGTTGTTATCTCTGGTAAAGCTAACATTCAAGTTGATTTAGAGTGTCAACGCTGTAATGAAGTTTTCGCACATGAGTGCGAAGTCGAATTCACTTATACGCCTTACTATAGTGCGAAAAGTGAAGAAGACGCTCCGGAAGAGTATGATTTGGTAGATCTTAACGAATTCGGTGAACTTGATGTTGTACAGTTAGTTGAAGACGAGTTCATTCTAAACTTACCCCAAGTAGCGATGCATGATGAGTCTGAATGTAGCGTTGATTCAAACAACTTGGTGTTTGGTGATCTTCCGGAAGAAATTGTGGAAGATAAGCCGAATCCATTCGATGTTTTAAAAAGTTTGAAGAAATAA